Proteins encoded in a region of the Mycoplasma mobile 163K genome:
- a CDS encoding AAA family ATPase, protein MQIKSLYINNYKKFQDRFFHFRKMNSIIGPNNSGKSTLLEIILSFLKQDVNVFEKFRKTLKTKSFNQVNEMKIVLEKEVNNIPYNFSFYLNCRKEIFWDLIKVKNLYTNEKIYGSDLEQWLNENKLDSKIIINSNDVASLSAHTNYHEIENVIKQSILTKLYEKHHEEISKIKNFVSNFSNQSLELKHQKMENNSNFEEINYDVFPIFDFEKAIDFKFDTNNPNSIANKGLGEQKQFVLDQYLGTQFLIIDEIENSLSIKTLSHLIKVLQSIKNETQIFYTTHNGYSLVFDPDPEIEIISLGDNGTISTEIFCEIRNLVFCEGISDVRVFKDSFPHYSFIQSNGSNIVHSVKGIIKNTKSIPKVIVDGDNAGNRYYDKFTKSDENDNIFLDNTNIHILSRPTIEDFVENKKNLLVNFIFNHEIIKNNLTDESIQYFHNKFSSNEWDEAIEKSILNFIKNILNELFRTKNLRKNVSLKNINNFKKTIYSKLKVHFQKNVSSRLIQQELENFLK, encoded by the coding sequence ATGCAAATCAAGTCCTTATATATTAATAATTATAAAAAATTTCAAGATAGATTTTTTCATTTTAGAAAGATGAATTCTATAATTGGTCCAAACAATTCAGGTAAATCAACATTATTGGAAATAATTCTGTCGTTTTTAAAACAAGACGTAAATGTTTTTGAAAAATTTAGAAAAACTTTAAAGACAAAATCCTTTAATCAAGTAAATGAAATGAAAATAGTTCTAGAAAAAGAAGTGAATAATATTCCATACAATTTTAGTTTTTACTTGAACTGCAGAAAAGAAATTTTTTGAGATTTAATTAAAGTTAAAAATTTATATACAAATGAAAAAATTTACGGGTCAGATTTAGAACAATGATTAAATGAAAATAAATTAGATTCTAAAATAATAATAAATTCAAATGATGTCGCTTCACTTTCTGCTCATACTAATTATCATGAAATTGAAAATGTAATTAAACAAAGTATTTTAACAAAATTATATGAAAAACATCATGAAGAAATAAGTAAAATTAAAAATTTTGTGAGTAATTTTTCTAATCAATCATTAGAATTAAAACATCAAAAAATGGAAAATAATTCTAATTTTGAAGAAATTAATTATGATGTTTTTCCTATTTTTGATTTTGAAAAAGCTATAGATTTTAAATTTGATACAAATAATCCTAATTCAATTGCCAATAAAGGTTTAGGAGAACAAAAACAATTTGTTTTAGACCAATATTTAGGAACACAATTTTTAATTATTGACGAAATTGAAAATTCTCTTTCAATAAAAACTTTATCTCATTTAATTAAAGTATTACAGTCAATAAAAAATGAAACACAAATTTTTTATACAACTCATAATGGATATTCACTTGTTTTTGATCCTGATCCAGAAATTGAGATTATTTCTTTAGGTGATAATGGAACAATTTCAACAGAAATTTTTTGTGAAATAAGAAATTTAGTTTTTTGTGAAGGAATTAGTGATGTAAGAGTTTTTAAGGATAGCTTCCCACATTATTCTTTTATACAATCAAATGGTTCTAATATTGTTCATTCTGTTAAAGGTATTATAAAAAATACTAAATCAATTCCAAAAGTCATTGTTGATGGTGATAATGCAGGGAATAGATATTATGATAAATTCACTAAAAGCGATGAAAATGACAACATTTTTTTAGATAATACTAATATTCATATTTTATCTCGCCCAACAATTGAAGATTTTGTTGAAAATAAAAAGAATTTGCTAGTAAATTTTATTTTTAATCATGAAATTATCAAAAATAATTTAACTGATGAATCGATTCAATATTTTCACAATAAATTTTCTAGTAATGAATGAGATGAAGCAATTGAAAAATCTATTTTAAATTTTATTAAAAATATTTTAAATGAATTATTTAGGACAAAAAATTTAAGAAAAAACGTTTCTTTGAAAAATATTAATAATTTTAAAAAAACTATTTATTCTAAATTAAAAGTTCATTTTCAAAAAAACGTTTCTTCAAGATTAATTCAACAAGAATTAGAAAATTTTTTAAAATAA